In the Chroococcidiopsis sp. SAG 2025 genome, one interval contains:
- a CDS encoding glycosyltransferase → MRILTWHVHGSYLYYLTQANHEFYLPVKPDKPEGYGGRLPGFPWGDNVRDIPAEEVRNLEFDCILFQSRKNYLQDQYEILSELQQRLPRIYLEHDPPQEHPTNTKHIVDDRNVLLIHVTHFNQLMWDNGRSPTRVIDHGVVIPTNVQYTGEIAKGLVVANGLGKRGRRLGADIFERVRQSVPLDLVGMDAESLGGLGEVPHAQLAQFTAKYRFFFHPVRYTSLGLAVCEAMMVGLPIVGLATTELATVVENGISGYIDTDLDRLIEQMRSLIANPDLAQCLSAGARQQAQKRFNINRFSRDWDEAFFSVVGRSLSAAA, encoded by the coding sequence ATGCGAATTCTCACTTGGCACGTTCACGGTAGCTACTTGTACTACCTAACTCAAGCAAATCATGAGTTTTATTTACCCGTGAAACCAGACAAACCAGAAGGCTACGGCGGACGTTTACCTGGTTTTCCGTGGGGGGACAACGTGCGAGATATTCCAGCTGAAGAAGTACGAAATCTTGAATTTGACTGCATTTTATTTCAGTCGCGCAAAAACTACTTACAAGACCAATACGAGATTCTATCCGAATTGCAGCAACGACTACCTCGAATTTATTTAGAACACGACCCCCCTCAAGAACATCCGACAAATACTAAACATATAGTTGACGATCGCAACGTGCTATTAATTCACGTCACTCATTTCAATCAGTTGATGTGGGATAACGGGCGATCGCCGACTCGCGTTATCGATCATGGCGTAGTTATTCCTACCAATGTGCAATATACAGGAGAAATCGCCAAGGGATTAGTAGTTGCCAACGGTTTAGGCAAACGAGGACGGCGTTTAGGTGCAGATATTTTCGAGCGCGTGCGTCAGTCCGTACCGTTAGATTTAGTTGGCATGGATGCAGAATCTCTAGGTGGACTAGGAGAAGTTCCCCACGCCCAACTAGCTCAATTTACTGCAAAATATCGTTTTTTCTTTCACCCAGTTCGCTATACCAGTTTGGGACTAGCAGTATGCGAAGCGATGATGGTAGGGCTACCAATTGTTGGTTTAGCAACCACAGAATTAGCCACAGTGGTAGAAAACGGAATTTCTGGTTACATCGACACCGATCTCGATCGCTTAATTGAGCAAATGCGATCGCTGATTGCTAATCCCGATTTAGCTCAGTGCCTCAGTGCAGGGGCGAGACAACAAGCTCAAAAACGCTTCAACATCAACCGATTCAGCCGCGACTGGGACGAAGCTTTTTTCTCGGTCGTTGGGCGATCGTTGTCAGCCGCCGCCTGA